The Natronoarchaeum philippinense genome has a window encoding:
- a CDS encoding DUF7519 family protein, whose protein sequence is MSTNTDMPADPDPIELDHSPTKLSTIAAVGAAVLAALTSAPFALLALPVGLAGAGAVGAGLIVAESRTWVAVGVGALFLSVLISGGFGTPVELLLVSMVATVLAWDFGHNAISLGEHVGRHSTTRRNEIIHGAATTIAASLAAAVGYGVYAIAGGGQPVAALSLLLFGIVFLIWAIRT, encoded by the coding sequence ATGAGCACGAACACAGACATGCCAGCCGACCCCGACCCGATAGAACTAGATCACTCGCCGACCAAGCTCAGCACCATCGCGGCGGTCGGCGCCGCGGTGCTGGCGGCGCTGACCAGCGCCCCGTTCGCGCTGCTCGCGTTGCCGGTCGGCCTCGCCGGTGCCGGCGCCGTCGGTGCGGGACTGATCGTCGCCGAGAGCCGGACGTGGGTGGCCGTCGGCGTCGGCGCACTGTTCCTCTCGGTGCTCATCTCCGGCGGCTTCGGAACGCCGGTCGAACTCCTGCTCGTGAGCATGGTCGCGACCGTCCTCGCGTGGGACTTCGGACACAACGCCATCAGCCTCGGCGAGCACGTGGGGCGTCACAGCACCACCCGCCGCAACGAGATCATCCACGGTGCCGCGACGACGATCGCGGCGTCGCTGGCGGCCGCCGTGGGGTACGGCGTGTACGCCATCGCCGGCGGCGGACAGCCGGTGGCCGCGCTCTCGCTGTTGCTGTTCGGGATCGTCTTCCTGATCTGGGCGATCCGGACCTGA